One stretch of Lemur catta isolate mLemCat1 chromosome 2, mLemCat1.pri, whole genome shotgun sequence DNA includes these proteins:
- the MLST8 gene encoding target of rapamycin complex subunit LST8 isoform X2: MNTSPGTVGSDPVILATAGYDHTVRFWQAHSGICTRTVQHQDSVNALEITPDRSMIAAAGYQHIRMYDLNSNNPNPIISYDGVNKNIASVGFHEDGRWMYTGGEDCTARIWDLRSRNLQCQRIFQVNAPINCVCLHPNQAELIVGDQSGAIHIWDLKTDHNEQLIPEPEVSITSAHIDPDASYMAAVNSTGNCYVWNLTGGIGDEVTQLIPKTKIPAHTRYALQCRFSPDSTLLATCSADQTCKIWRTSNFSLMTELSIRSGNPGESSRGWMWGCAFSGDSQYIVTASSDNLARLWCVETGEIKREYGGHQKAVVCLAFNDSVLG; the protein is encoded by the exons ATGAACACCTCGCCAGGCACCGTGGGCAGTGACCCGGTCATTTTGGCCACTGCGGGCTATGACCACACCGTGCGTTTCTGGCAGGCTCACAGCGGGATCTGCACCCGCACCGTGCAGCACCAGGACTCC GTGAATGCATTGGAAATCACGCCAGACCGCAGCATGATTGCTGCTGCAG GTTACCAGCATATCCGCATGTATGATCTCAACTCCAATAATCCCAACCCTATCATCAGCTACGACGGCGTCAACAAGAACATTGCGTCTGTGGGCTTCCACGAGGACGGCCGCTGGATGTACACGGGTGGGGAGGACTGCACGGCCAGGATCTGGGACCTCAG gtCCCGGAACCTGCAGTGTCAGCGGATCTTCCAGGTGAACGCGCCCATTAACTGTGTGTGCCTGCACCCCAACCAG gcAGAGCTCATCGTGGGTGACCAAAGTGGAGCTATCCACATCTGGGACTTGAAAACAGACCACAATGAGCAGCTGATCCCTGAGCCTGAGGTCTCCATCACGTCTGCCCACATCGACCCCGATGCCAGCTACATGGCAGCGGTCAATAGCACC GGAAACTGCTATGTCTGGAATCTGACTGGGGGCATTGGTGACGAGGTGACTCAGCTTATCCCCAAGACCAAGATCCCTGCCCACACACGCTACGCTCTGCAGTGCCGCTTCAGCCCCGACTCCAC GCTCCTTGCCACCTGCTCAGCCGACCAGACGTGCAAGATTTGGAGGACATCCAACTTCTCCCTGATGACAGAGCTGAGCATCAGGAGCGGTAACCCTGGGGAGTCGTCCCGGGGCTGGATGTGGGGCTGTGCCTTCTCGGGGGACTCCCAGTATATCGTCACTG CCTCCTCGGACAACCTGGCCCGGCTCTGGTGCGTGGAGACTGGCGAGATCAAGAGGGAGTATGGAGGCCACCAGAAGGCTGTCGTCTGCTTGGCCTTCAACGACAGCGTGCTGGGCTAG
- the MLST8 gene encoding target of rapamycin complex subunit LST8 isoform X1 gives MNTSPGTVGSDPVILATAGYDHTVRFWQAHSGICTRTVQHQDSQVNALEITPDRSMIAAAGYQHIRMYDLNSNNPNPIISYDGVNKNIASVGFHEDGRWMYTGGEDCTARIWDLRSRNLQCQRIFQVNAPINCVCLHPNQAELIVGDQSGAIHIWDLKTDHNEQLIPEPEVSITSAHIDPDASYMAAVNSTGNCYVWNLTGGIGDEVTQLIPKTKIPAHTRYALQCRFSPDSTLLATCSADQTCKIWRTSNFSLMTELSIRSGNPGESSRGWMWGCAFSGDSQYIVTASSDNLARLWCVETGEIKREYGGHQKAVVCLAFNDSVLG, from the exons ATGAACACCTCGCCAGGCACCGTGGGCAGTGACCCGGTCATTTTGGCCACTGCGGGCTATGACCACACCGTGCGTTTCTGGCAGGCTCACAGCGGGATCTGCACCCGCACCGTGCAGCACCAGGACTCC CAGGTGAATGCATTGGAAATCACGCCAGACCGCAGCATGATTGCTGCTGCAG GTTACCAGCATATCCGCATGTATGATCTCAACTCCAATAATCCCAACCCTATCATCAGCTACGACGGCGTCAACAAGAACATTGCGTCTGTGGGCTTCCACGAGGACGGCCGCTGGATGTACACGGGTGGGGAGGACTGCACGGCCAGGATCTGGGACCTCAG gtCCCGGAACCTGCAGTGTCAGCGGATCTTCCAGGTGAACGCGCCCATTAACTGTGTGTGCCTGCACCCCAACCAG gcAGAGCTCATCGTGGGTGACCAAAGTGGAGCTATCCACATCTGGGACTTGAAAACAGACCACAATGAGCAGCTGATCCCTGAGCCTGAGGTCTCCATCACGTCTGCCCACATCGACCCCGATGCCAGCTACATGGCAGCGGTCAATAGCACC GGAAACTGCTATGTCTGGAATCTGACTGGGGGCATTGGTGACGAGGTGACTCAGCTTATCCCCAAGACCAAGATCCCTGCCCACACACGCTACGCTCTGCAGTGCCGCTTCAGCCCCGACTCCAC GCTCCTTGCCACCTGCTCAGCCGACCAGACGTGCAAGATTTGGAGGACATCCAACTTCTCCCTGATGACAGAGCTGAGCATCAGGAGCGGTAACCCTGGGGAGTCGTCCCGGGGCTGGATGTGGGGCTGTGCCTTCTCGGGGGACTCCCAGTATATCGTCACTG CCTCCTCGGACAACCTGGCCCGGCTCTGGTGCGTGGAGACTGGCGAGATCAAGAGGGAGTATGGAGGCCACCAGAAGGCTGTCGTCTGCTTGGCCTTCAACGACAGCGTGCTGGGCTAG
- the MLST8 gene encoding target of rapamycin complex subunit LST8 isoform X3 encodes MIAAAGYQHIRMYDLNSNNPNPIISYDGVNKNIASVGFHEDGRWMYTGGEDCTARIWDLRSRNLQCQRIFQVNAPINCVCLHPNQAELIVGDQSGAIHIWDLKTDHNEQLIPEPEVSITSAHIDPDASYMAAVNSTGNCYVWNLTGGIGDEVTQLIPKTKIPAHTRYALQCRFSPDSTLLATCSADQTCKIWRTSNFSLMTELSIRSGNPGESSRGWMWGCAFSGDSQYIVTASSDNLARLWCVETGEIKREYGGHQKAVVCLAFNDSVLG; translated from the exons ATGATTGCTGCTGCAG GTTACCAGCATATCCGCATGTATGATCTCAACTCCAATAATCCCAACCCTATCATCAGCTACGACGGCGTCAACAAGAACATTGCGTCTGTGGGCTTCCACGAGGACGGCCGCTGGATGTACACGGGTGGGGAGGACTGCACGGCCAGGATCTGGGACCTCAG gtCCCGGAACCTGCAGTGTCAGCGGATCTTCCAGGTGAACGCGCCCATTAACTGTGTGTGCCTGCACCCCAACCAG gcAGAGCTCATCGTGGGTGACCAAAGTGGAGCTATCCACATCTGGGACTTGAAAACAGACCACAATGAGCAGCTGATCCCTGAGCCTGAGGTCTCCATCACGTCTGCCCACATCGACCCCGATGCCAGCTACATGGCAGCGGTCAATAGCACC GGAAACTGCTATGTCTGGAATCTGACTGGGGGCATTGGTGACGAGGTGACTCAGCTTATCCCCAAGACCAAGATCCCTGCCCACACACGCTACGCTCTGCAGTGCCGCTTCAGCCCCGACTCCAC GCTCCTTGCCACCTGCTCAGCCGACCAGACGTGCAAGATTTGGAGGACATCCAACTTCTCCCTGATGACAGAGCTGAGCATCAGGAGCGGTAACCCTGGGGAGTCGTCCCGGGGCTGGATGTGGGGCTGTGCCTTCTCGGGGGACTCCCAGTATATCGTCACTG CCTCCTCGGACAACCTGGCCCGGCTCTGGTGCGTGGAGACTGGCGAGATCAAGAGGGAGTATGGAGGCCACCAGAAGGCTGTCGTCTGCTTGGCCTTCAACGACAGCGTGCTGGGCTAG
- the MLST8 gene encoding target of rapamycin complex subunit LST8 isoform X4 encodes MYDLNSNNPNPIISYDGVNKNIASVGFHEDGRWMYTGGEDCTARIWDLRSRNLQCQRIFQVNAPINCVCLHPNQAELIVGDQSGAIHIWDLKTDHNEQLIPEPEVSITSAHIDPDASYMAAVNSTGNCYVWNLTGGIGDEVTQLIPKTKIPAHTRYALQCRFSPDSTLLATCSADQTCKIWRTSNFSLMTELSIRSGNPGESSRGWMWGCAFSGDSQYIVTASSDNLARLWCVETGEIKREYGGHQKAVVCLAFNDSVLG; translated from the exons ATGTATGATCTCAACTCCAATAATCCCAACCCTATCATCAGCTACGACGGCGTCAACAAGAACATTGCGTCTGTGGGCTTCCACGAGGACGGCCGCTGGATGTACACGGGTGGGGAGGACTGCACGGCCAGGATCTGGGACCTCAG gtCCCGGAACCTGCAGTGTCAGCGGATCTTCCAGGTGAACGCGCCCATTAACTGTGTGTGCCTGCACCCCAACCAG gcAGAGCTCATCGTGGGTGACCAAAGTGGAGCTATCCACATCTGGGACTTGAAAACAGACCACAATGAGCAGCTGATCCCTGAGCCTGAGGTCTCCATCACGTCTGCCCACATCGACCCCGATGCCAGCTACATGGCAGCGGTCAATAGCACC GGAAACTGCTATGTCTGGAATCTGACTGGGGGCATTGGTGACGAGGTGACTCAGCTTATCCCCAAGACCAAGATCCCTGCCCACACACGCTACGCTCTGCAGTGCCGCTTCAGCCCCGACTCCAC GCTCCTTGCCACCTGCTCAGCCGACCAGACGTGCAAGATTTGGAGGACATCCAACTTCTCCCTGATGACAGAGCTGAGCATCAGGAGCGGTAACCCTGGGGAGTCGTCCCGGGGCTGGATGTGGGGCTGTGCCTTCTCGGGGGACTCCCAGTATATCGTCACTG CCTCCTCGGACAACCTGGCCCGGCTCTGGTGCGTGGAGACTGGCGAGATCAAGAGGGAGTATGGAGGCCACCAGAAGGCTGTCGTCTGCTTGGCCTTCAACGACAGCGTGCTGGGCTAG